The following proteins are co-located in the Desulfomonile tiedjei genome:
- a CDS encoding rhodanese-like domain-containing protein, translating to MKKSLGIFFRALLIAVAASLIGLGLNHVSSKPVPWIYAPPNEIEISGLKVPLIDEKEARKLMDKEGTIFVDTRHKDDYDKKRVKGAIFLPQDDKEERFVLVQPLLPEDARLIFYCYGPQCDMAEEVARFLSQLGYKQMMIMTAGFRAWDQAGYPIEGETER from the coding sequence ATGAAAAAGTCCTTGGGAATCTTCTTTCGGGCCCTGCTCATTGCTGTAGCGGCCTCGCTGATTGGGCTGGGCCTGAACCACGTGTCGTCCAAACCCGTGCCCTGGATCTACGCCCCCCCGAACGAAATAGAAATTTCGGGCCTCAAAGTTCCTCTTATAGATGAAAAAGAGGCCCGGAAGCTGATGGACAAGGAAGGGACTATCTTTGTGGATACCAGACACAAAGACGACTACGACAAAAAGCGCGTTAAAGGCGCGATCTTCCTGCCTCAGGACGACAAGGAGGAGCGGTTTGTATTGGTTCAGCCGCTGCTCCCTGAAGATGCGCGGCTGATATTTTATTGCTATGGCCCTCAATGCGACATGGCCGAGGAGGTGGCTCGCTTCCTGTCTCAATTGGGCTACAAACAGATGATGATAATGACGGCCGGCTTTAGAGCCTGGGACCAGGCAGGCTACCCCATTGAAGGCGAAACCGAGCGATGA